From one Catharus ustulatus isolate bCatUst1 chromosome 1, bCatUst1.pri.v2, whole genome shotgun sequence genomic stretch:
- the TRIL gene encoding TLR4 interactor with leucine rich repeats has product MGAPRRVRLMVLPRVLWGSVPLILLLLPVAEPICPEPCDCQQHQHLLCTNRGLRSVPKTAEPQDILTYSLGGNFIANISAFDFHRLAGLQRLDLQYNRIRSLHPKAFERLERLEELYLGNNLLPALAPGTLSTLAKLRILYVNANEIGRLSAASFSGLDSLVKLRLDGNELGSLGDSTFSGLPNLLYLHLESNRIRWLSRGAFTGLAKLRFLDLSGNQQSSLRHPDIFGPLRSLHTLLLASNSLRQLTGGLFQHLPGLAKLSLSGNRLSHLAPDAFRGLGSLKELRLEGNLLSHLPATLLEPLDSLEALDLSRNALTALHPAAFRRLGRLRELSLRDNALATLPGELFASSLALYRLELEGNAWSCDCRLRGLKRWLAAWHSQGRLLPVFVQCRLPPALAGKYLDYLQDAQLPLPQDGGPCPDGASPSPPSPEGLGGNNSAAGLPPGPLPAASTARLTMGLPMAASPTPAPLPSAAAWPRRAAAAGVPPLVSDPCDFNKLFLHNLSVEAVGSSWVTVRWAVRPHRSPRLLGPARFRLLFDRFGAAVKFQRFVYLPERGEPAATLRELRPDTPYLVCVEGVLGGRVCPVAPRDHCAGLVTLPEGGTAAAAAGGPRGPDQQLLTLVLLAVNALLLLAALAAWAARLLRKKVLGRRRRKAAPVHVRQLYSTRRPLRSMGTGVSADFSGFQSHRPPRGAAACALSEADLIEFPCERFMDSGSGRHGDEHLLQRFAD; this is encoded by the coding sequence ATGGGGGCGCCGCGCCGAGTCCGCCTGATGGTGCTGCCGCGGGTGCTCTGGGGCTCCGTCCCCCTCATCCTACTGCTGTTGCCCGTGGCCGAGCCCATCTGCCCCGAGCCATGcgactgccagcagcaccagcacctccTCTGCACCAACCGGGGCCTGCGCTCCGTGCCCAAGACTGCCGAGCCGCAGGATATCCTCACCTACAGCCTCGGGGGCAACTTCATCGCCAACATCTCCGCCTTCGACTTCCACCGCCTGGCAGGGCTCCAGCGCCTGGACCTGCAGTACAACCGGATCCGTTCGCTGCACCCCAAGGCCTTTGAGCGCCTGGAGCGGCTGGAGGAGCTCTACTTGGGCAACAACCTGCTGCCAGCGCTGGCCCCGGGCACGCTCAGCACCCTGGCCAAGCTGCGCATCCTCTACGTGAACGCCAACGAGATCGGTCGTCTCAGCGCTGCCTCCTTCTCTGGCCTCGACAGCCTCGTCAAGCTGCGACTGGATGGCAACGAGCTGGGCTCGCTGGGCGATTCCACTTTCTCAGGGCTGCCAAACTTACTCTATCTGCACCTGGAGTCCAACCGCATCCGCTGGCTGAGTCGCGGTGCCTTCACTGGCCTGGCCAAGTTGCGCTTCCTCGACCTCTCAGGGAACCAGCAGAGCTCCCTTCGGCACCCAGACATCTTTGGGCCGCTGCGCTCCCTTCacaccctgctgctggccagcaACAGCCTGCGGCAGCTGACAGGGGGGCTCTTCCAGCACCTGCCCGGCTTGGCGAAGCTCTCACTCAGTGGCAACCGACTGTCTCACCTAGCCCCAGATGCTTTCAGGGGGCTGGGCTCGCTGAAGGAGCTGCGCCTGGAGGGGAACCTGTTGAGCCACCTACCTGCCACCCTACTGGAGCCGCTGGACAGCCTGGAGGCACTGGATCTGAGCCGCAATGCACTGACCGCCCTGCACCCGGCTGCCTTCCGCCGCCTCGGCCGCTTGCGGGAGCTCAGCCTGCGGGACAACGCACTGGCCACGCTCCCCGGCGAGCTCTTcgcctccagcctggccctctaccgcctggagctggaggggaaTGCCTGGAGCTGCGACTGTCGCCTTCGCGGCCTCAAGCGCTGGCTGGCGGCCTGGCACTCCCAGGGCCGCCTGCTCCCCGTCTTCGTGCAGTGCCGCCTGCCACCCGCCCTGGCCGGCAAGTACCTCGACTACCTGCAGGACGcccagctgccgctgccgcaggaCGGCGGCCCCTGCCCCGATGGTGCCTCTCCTTCCCCGCCATCCCCCGAGGGACTTGGTGGCAACAACAGCGCAGCGGGGCTGCCCCCAGGGCCACTGCCAGCCGCCTCCACCGCCCGCCTGACGATGGGGCTGCCCATGGCCGCCAGCCCCACGCCGGCACCGCTGCCCAGTGCAGCAGCGTGGCCCCGACgggccgctgccgccggggtCCCGCCGCTGGTGTCCGACCCGTGCGACTTCAATAAGCTGTTCCTGCACAACCTGTCGGTGGAGGCGGTGGGCTCCAGCTGGGTGACGGTGCGCTGGGCCGTGCGGCCACACCGCAGCCCCCGCCTGTTGGGGCCAGCGCGATTCCGCCTCCTCTTCGACCGCTTCGGCGCCGCCGTCAAGTTCCAGCGCTTCGTGTACCTGCCGGAGCGCGGGGAGCCGGCGGCCACGCTGCGGGAGCTCCGCCCGGACACCCCGTACCTCGTCTGCGTCGAGGGCGTCCTGGGCGGCCGCGTGTGCCCGGTGGCGCCGCGGGACCACTGCGCCGGGCTGGTCACCCTGCCCGAGGGCGGcaccgcggcggcggcggcgggcgggcccCGCGGCCCCGACCAGCAGCTGCTCACGCTGGTGCTGCTGGCGGTGAacgcgctgctgctgctggcggcTCTGGCCGCCTGGGCCGCCCGCCTGCTGCGCAAGAAGGTGCTGGGCCGTCGGCGTCGGAAGGCGGCCCCGGTGCACGTGCGGCAGCTCTACTCCACACGACGCCCGCTCCGCTCCATGGGCACCGGAGTCTCCGCCGACTTCTCGGGCTTCCAGTCCCACCGGccgccccgcggcgccgccgcctGCGCCCTCAGCGAAGCCGACCTCATCGAGTTCCCCTGCGAGCGCTTCATGGACAGCGGCAGCGGCCGGCACGGGGACGAACACCTGCTGCAGCGCTTCGCCGACTGA